CTTCGATCTGGGTCGGAAAGACATTCACGCCGCGCAGAATGATCATATCGTCCGAACGACCGGTAATCTTCTCAATGCGGCGCATGGAGCGAGCTGTGCCGGGCAGAAGGCGGGTAAGATCGCGGGTGCGATAGCGCACCATTGGCAGACCTTCTTTGGTCAGAGTGGTAAAGACCAACTCGCCCATTTCTCCGTCTGGCAGCACTTCGCCAGTAATCGGATCTATGATTTCAGGATAGAAATGGTCTTCCCAGATATGCAGACCGTCTTTTGTTTCAACGCATTCATTGGCAACGCCTGGCCCCATGATTTCGGAAAGGCCATAGATGTCAACAGCATGCATGTCGAAGGACTGCTCGATTTCTCCGCGCATGGAGTTGGTCCAAGGCTCTGCTCCAAAGATACCAACCCTGAGCGAGCTTTCCCTAGGGTCCAGTCCTTGTCTGCGGAATTCATCGAGAATGGATAGCATGTAGGATGGTGTGACCATGATGATCGATGGCTTGAAATCCTGAATCAAGGTGACCTGACGTTCCGTCATGCCGCCAGAAATGGGAACCACGGTGCAACCAAGCCGCTCAGCTCCGTAATGGGCTCCAAGGCCGCCGGTGAACAGGCCATAGCCATAGGCAACATGGACGATATCGCCGGGGCGACCGCCCGAAGCGCGAATGGATCTGGCTACCAGATCGGCCCACACGTCGATGTCATTCTTGGTATATCCGACCACCGTCGGCTTGCCGGTCGTGCCGGATGAACCGTGAATGCGGACCAGTTTTTCCCTTGGCACGGCGAACATGCCGAAGGGGTATGAATCCCTCAAGTCAGTCTTTTGCGTGAACGGAAATTTTGCAAGGTCCGCCAGAGATTTCAAGTCGGATGGGTGAACGCCATGCTCGTCGAATCGCTTGCGATAGAATGGTGAATTCTCATAGGCATGGGTCAAGGAGCGACGCATGCGGTGATATTGCAGAGCCGCGATTTCATCGCGAGAGGCGACTTCAATAGGGTCTAGCAGGTTCCTGTTTGGTGTTAGATCGTTCATTATTTCCTCCCCGGTATTAGATGCTGTCGTTTTTGAGCGACAGAAGTGTTCCTTTTACTGTGCGGGCATGGCCGCGAAATTCTGCGATTAATGTTCCGTCTTCGCGTGTCACTTGCACGTCGTAGAGACCTGAGCGGCCAGATCGGAAAATCTCGGTTGCACGGGCTATCAAACGATCACCCAAGGCTCCCGGCGCGGTGTAATGGATCGTGCAATTCTGGCCGACGGTGATTTGGTTGTAGGTGTTGCAGGCAAAGGCGAAGGCACTATCGGCAAGCATGAAGAGATAGCCGCCATGGGCATTGCCGTGACCGTTTGTCATGGCTTTGGTAACTGTCATGCTGACGGTGGCTTTGCCCGGTGCGACATGCTCAAGCTTGATGCCCAGCTCGCGGGTTGCTGCATCACCATCCCACATTGCCTGAGCGCAGGCTTCGGCCAACTCTTGCGGGCTCATCGCTGTATATTGGTCCATATCAGCGCCCCTTGAATTGTGCTGGACGTTTCTCGAGAAATGCCGCGACCCCTTCGGCATAGTCATTGGTCTGTCCTGCTTGGCGCTGGCAGTCTCGTTCCATGTCTAGATGAGTGTCGAGAGGCTGGTTTGATGCTGTCTGAATGAGCCGTTTGGTGAGGCCCAACCCCACTGTTGGTCCTGCGGCAAGGCGCTCTGCAATGGCCGATGCTTCGCCCACTAGGGCTGTGTCATCTACTGCCTTCCAGATGAGGCCCCAGCGCTCGGCCTGCTCGGCGGGCAGGGGCTCGGCCAGCATGGCAAGGGCCTTGGCGCGAGGCTCGCCCAAAATGTTGGTCAGTGACCAGCTGCCGCCCGCATCGGGAATGAGGCCTATCTTGGAAAATGCCTGAATGAATTTTGCGGACTTGGCGGCAAGAACGATGTCGCAGGCAAGAGCAATATTGGCCCCAGCGCCAGCGGCCACGCCGTTTACAGCACATATGACCGGCTTTTCCAGTGAGCGGATCAGGCGCAATGTCGGATTGTAAAAGGTCTCAATCGTTTCTCCGAGGTCGGGTTTTGCTCCCCCTTTTCTTGGATCGCGATCCCCAAGATCCTGTCCGGCGCAAAAGCCACGCCCGGCCCCGGTTAGCAAGATGGCCCGAACGTCTTTCTCGCTGTGGGCAAATTCCAGCTGCGCTCGAAAGGCACGATGCATTTCATCATTAAAGCTATTCAGTTTATCGGGTCTGTTCAGCGTCAGTTTCAGAACGCCACTTTCCAGAATCGACAGAACGGTCTCGGATTCGCTCATTTTTTCTCCCCCCAAGGCCCACTTTTGTAGAGCCGACGAAAGATATGTTGCATAAACCGTCCGGACGGTCAATTATACGCTTGAATAAATCGTCCGGACGGTCAATTATAAGTAATCTGAATTTGGGGGGACATATGACCGACTTCTTTAATCGCCACGAAAAACTGTTGGCTGATGCCGTATCTGCGCTGAAATCGAGGGAATTCTGGACACCGTTTCCGGAAATCCCCAGTGGGCGCTTTTATGGGGAAACAGCAAAGGACGATGGTCAACAAAAGTTTGATCGATTGATCGGTAAATATTTTTCGATTGCCAATCATCCAGAAACCCATCGGGTGGGATTGGAGGACTCTCCTTGGGGAAAGCCTCTGAAAATAAGCTATCCTGCTGCGGATGTTGCAACCCTGCTTGATGCCTCCAAAAAGGCTGCTCCGGTCTGGAGTGAAGCTTCTGTTGAGACGCGTGTCGGCATTCTTCTTGAGGCTCTCGTGCGGCTTAATGCCATGAGCTTTCTCATGGGGCATGCGGTAATGCACACCACTGGACAGGCTTTCCCAATGGCTTTTCAGGCTGGCGGGCCGCACTCACAGGATCGTGGTCTGGAAGCTGTGGCTGCGGCTTGGGCAGAAATGACGGCAACCGCGCGCGATGCCATCTGGGAAAAGCCGCAGGGCAAGAATCCTTCTATAGTGATGGAGAAGCACTGGAAACTCGTGCCGCGCGGCCTGTCGTTGACCATCGGCTGCAACACGTTTCCTAACTGGAACGGTTATCCCGGTCTGTTTGCCAGTCTGGCGACGGGAAACACGGCGATTGTCAAGCCGCATCCGGCTGCAATTCTGCCGCTTGCCATCACCGTGAAGACTTTGCGCGAAGTTATGGCGGAAGCGGGCATGCCTGCGGATGCGGTTTTGCTCGCTGCCGATGAACCGGGATGGGAGATCACCTGTGAGTTGGTCCAGAGTGATGCTTTCTCTTTGATTGACTATACCGGCTCATCCATATTCGGAAACTGGGTGCGTGCCAATGCCGGTCAGGCGCAGGTTTATAGTGAAGAGAGCGGCGTCAACTCGATCACCATCACAGGCACCAACGATTTCAAGGGAATGTGTGACAATATCGCCTTTTCGTTGGCGCTCTATTCGGGCCAGATGTGCACTTCGCCGCAGAATATCTATGTTCCGGCTTCCGGCATCGAAACCGATCAGGGAACAAAAAGCTTCGATGAGGTCGCCGCTGGTATTTCATCGGCCATCGATGATCTTCTCTCGGAACCCAACCGTGCCTCCGGGGTCTGTGGCACCATAGCCAACCCCGCTACACTGGCGAGGGTGTCCATTGCCCGAGGCTCTGGCCGTATCATTCGCGAAAGTGGCGAAACCGGCATGGGCCGCAGCGCAACACCAATTCTAGTAGCACTCGATACAGACGAAAGAGGAGCGGAGCAAGAGGAATGCTTCGGACCAATCTCCTATTTCATTGCCTGCATCGATGCCGCAGATGCCATCGCCCGAGCATCTGACATAGCAAAGAA
This window of the uncultured Cohaesibacter sp. genome carries:
- the paaK gene encoding phenylacetate--CoA ligase PaaK, with the translated sequence MNDLTPNRNLLDPIEVASRDEIAALQYHRMRRSLTHAYENSPFYRKRFDEHGVHPSDLKSLADLAKFPFTQKTDLRDSYPFGMFAVPREKLVRIHGSSGTTGKPTVVGYTKNDIDVWADLVARSIRASGGRPGDIVHVAYGYGLFTGGLGAHYGAERLGCTVVPISGGMTERQVTLIQDFKPSIIMVTPSYMLSILDEFRRQGLDPRESSLRVGIFGAEPWTNSMRGEIEQSFDMHAVDIYGLSEIMGPGVANECVETKDGLHIWEDHFYPEIIDPITGEVLPDGEMGELVFTTLTKEGLPMVRYRTRDLTRLLPGTARSMRRIEKITGRSDDMIILRGVNVFPTQIEEQILKCKGLTPHFQIELNRKHHKDTMVVHVEAATNHVSEDARKASAVELSHHIKSVVGVTTRIDVRAPQELARSEGKAKRVVDNRPKN
- the paaI gene encoding hydroxyphenylacetyl-CoA thioesterase PaaI; this encodes MDQYTAMSPQELAEACAQAMWDGDAATRELGIKLEHVAPGKATVSMTVTKAMTNGHGNAHGGYLFMLADSAFAFACNTYNQITVGQNCTIHYTAPGALGDRLIARATEIFRSGRSGLYDVQVTREDGTLIAEFRGHARTVKGTLLSLKNDSI
- the paaG gene encoding 2-(1,2-epoxy-1,2-dihydrophenyl)acetyl-CoA isomerase PaaG, whose amino-acid sequence is MSESETVLSILESGVLKLTLNRPDKLNSFNDEMHRAFRAQLEFAHSEKDVRAILLTGAGRGFCAGQDLGDRDPRKGGAKPDLGETIETFYNPTLRLIRSLEKPVICAVNGVAAGAGANIALACDIVLAAKSAKFIQAFSKIGLIPDAGGSWSLTNILGEPRAKALAMLAEPLPAEQAERWGLIWKAVDDTALVGEASAIAERLAAGPTVGLGLTKRLIQTASNQPLDTHLDMERDCQRQAGQTNDYAEGVAAFLEKRPAQFKGR
- the paaN gene encoding phenylacetic acid degradation protein PaaN, whose product is MTDFFNRHEKLLADAVSALKSREFWTPFPEIPSGRFYGETAKDDGQQKFDRLIGKYFSIANHPETHRVGLEDSPWGKPLKISYPAADVATLLDASKKAAPVWSEASVETRVGILLEALVRLNAMSFLMGHAVMHTTGQAFPMAFQAGGPHSQDRGLEAVAAAWAEMTATARDAIWEKPQGKNPSIVMEKHWKLVPRGLSLTIGCNTFPNWNGYPGLFASLATGNTAIVKPHPAAILPLAITVKTLREVMAEAGMPADAVLLAADEPGWEITCELVQSDAFSLIDYTGSSIFGNWVRANAGQAQVYSEESGVNSITITGTNDFKGMCDNIAFSLALYSGQMCTSPQNIYVPASGIETDQGTKSFDEVAAGISSAIDDLLSEPNRASGVCGTIANPATLARVSIARGSGRIIRESGETGMGRSATPILVALDTDERGAEQEECFGPISYFIACIDAADAIARASDIAKKKGAITAALYARDQALIDEAADAFGRAGVNLSVNLTGNIYVNQSAAFSDFHVTGANPSGNACLTDSAFVASRFRRVMVRWPKVA